The candidate division KSB1 bacterium genome has a window encoding:
- a CDS encoding ATP-dependent Clp protease adaptor ClpS, which produces MSEVVIPVRKRRSQIRRRARSVIIPRYHVILLDDDDHTYDYVIEMLIKLFGHSRERAFLMACEVDGVGRVIVDTTSKERAELKRDQIHAYGPDWRIPHCQGSMSAVVEPAPGHCDDD; this is translated from the coding sequence ATGTCCGAAGTCGTCATTCCCGTTCGAAAACGCCGATCACAGATTCGGCGGCGCGCTCGCAGCGTCATCATCCCGCGCTATCACGTGATTTTGCTGGATGACGATGACCATACTTATGATTACGTCATCGAAATGCTGATCAAGCTCTTCGGCCACAGCCGCGAGCGCGCCTTTCTCATGGCCTGTGAAGTCGACGGCGTCGGGCGCGTGATCGTCGACACGACGTCGAAGGAGCGCGCCGAATTGAAGCGCGATCAAATTCACGCGTATGGCCCGGATTGGCGCATCCCGCATTGCCAAGGCTCGATGAGCGCCGTCGTCGAGCCGGCACCGGGACATTGTGATGATGATTGA
- a CDS encoding AAA family ATPase, with protein MKLLEMTLKGFGRLREAHFTFHPEINIIYGPNEAGKSTLQHALIALLYGFYDSSRAQPREQDLHARYRPWDSRPAEARRVEPVFSSGASSAPVMAENDLPRTAHAASMQPTVLHEPKIITAPEHETIDLAPSEAAEKLVETLRPGDNGDGRSQMTESDYSGRLTYSLDSGTTLLLHRDFSRDEVPTQLLDALTGEDWLVKYRRGRHGKADFMEKQIGMSRQVFLATACLQQGALKPLAEREASAVSDAILRLLDAAGADHSAEQAIERLEKKMRELGSDRSQRALLPQARLKLEELRASYALRLATQREAQSDIEKVEFLKIELEELRAQLAALEHKILRAQLAQLEARLARLQDNQRQLEKLTQEIADLLPYKNFSIAQKELFFQLRQDYIHHDRLHAMHQDERAALDIELLALTEKTKNLHVPENIWDQRQLEDFLLLQNRWQATFQEIIDNENARHDVEEALKKAGVNDTERAGFAGLDWRQIEQYKTLEAEVKATEEEVEEARETYDRFQKNRERWQSYATLGAVVLIVSLVIDLVTRLTGSDALGFILPTSLLALLGVFFLYVRWGAQSRELGAKLLEVENRYMEERQQLREVYMRHQITSVSELEEYRLHFEKLSSVVQAEIQLQEKMRKIEQPLMNWMAALGIGHIAPETLQDAEKRLRESHQLWSEKKAAQQRLAQIDEKQAQIEQNLARLAEELQKILRQAGITEPAGENAFQSFLNGCQKREYLEGLQMQLQQAEALHAEILAGEMPEAIAAAMARLREQLRTFEVKAPAATRPERAKPLNEISRVELQRQRETLQQEIHAKEQTLAILQERVAARLQGLPPLAEIEEDIALVEAEVASLENARQALEMARDFMTQAAQRLHRDFAPRLNEFLGRHLGKLTAGRYTSALVDPSDFSVRLQGPSLAAPVELTRLSLGTIEQVYLLLRAAVVEIFAQNGESIPLLLDDPLVHADTRRMKNALAIIDALAASQQIFYFTKDERIFEHFRGKPKQCAIIAL; from the coding sequence GGCGTCGTCGGCGCCGGTAATGGCGGAAAATGATCTGCCGCGCACAGCTCACGCCGCGAGTATGCAGCCGACGGTTTTACATGAACCCAAAATCATCACCGCGCCGGAACATGAGACCATAGACCTTGCGCCATCGGAGGCGGCGGAGAAACTGGTTGAAACCTTGCGCCCCGGCGACAACGGCGATGGCAGAAGCCAGATGACGGAAAGCGATTACAGCGGCCGGCTTACCTATTCACTCGACAGTGGCACGACGCTTCTTCTTCACCGTGATTTCAGCCGCGACGAGGTGCCGACGCAACTTCTCGATGCGCTCACCGGCGAAGATTGGCTGGTGAAATATCGACGCGGCCGGCACGGCAAGGCGGATTTCATGGAAAAGCAGATCGGCATGTCGCGCCAGGTTTTCCTGGCAACCGCCTGTTTGCAGCAGGGCGCGCTCAAACCGCTGGCCGAACGCGAAGCCAGCGCTGTTTCCGACGCGATTCTGCGGCTGCTCGATGCCGCCGGCGCCGATCATTCCGCCGAGCAGGCCATCGAGCGTCTCGAGAAAAAAATGCGCGAGCTGGGCAGTGACCGCTCGCAGCGCGCTTTGCTGCCGCAGGCCCGGCTCAAATTGGAGGAGTTGCGGGCCTCGTACGCCTTGCGCCTGGCCACGCAACGTGAAGCGCAAAGCGATATTGAAAAAGTCGAGTTTTTGAAAATCGAGCTGGAGGAGCTGCGCGCGCAGCTCGCGGCGCTCGAGCACAAAATTCTCCGCGCGCAATTGGCGCAGCTCGAAGCCCGGCTCGCGCGGCTGCAGGACAACCAGCGCCAACTCGAAAAGTTGACGCAGGAAATTGCCGACTTGCTGCCTTACAAAAATTTTTCCATCGCGCAAAAAGAGCTTTTTTTTCAATTGCGGCAGGATTACATTCACCACGACCGGCTGCACGCCATGCACCAGGATGAACGCGCGGCGCTTGACATCGAATTGCTGGCGCTAACCGAAAAGACCAAAAACCTGCACGTGCCGGAAAATATTTGGGATCAAAGGCAGCTCGAGGATTTTTTGCTGCTGCAAAACCGCTGGCAGGCCACGTTTCAGGAAATCATCGATAATGAAAACGCCCGGCACGACGTTGAAGAAGCTTTGAAAAAAGCCGGCGTCAACGACACCGAACGCGCCGGTTTCGCCGGATTGGACTGGCGACAGATCGAGCAGTACAAAACCCTGGAAGCGGAGGTGAAAGCCACCGAAGAGGAGGTGGAGGAGGCGCGCGAAACGTATGATCGATTTCAAAAAAACCGGGAACGCTGGCAAAGCTATGCCACGCTCGGCGCTGTGGTTTTGATCGTGTCGCTCGTTATCGATCTGGTGACCCGCCTCACTGGCAGCGACGCGCTCGGCTTCATCCTGCCGACCTCTCTGCTGGCGTTGCTGGGCGTTTTTTTCCTGTACGTTCGCTGGGGCGCGCAGAGCCGCGAGCTGGGCGCGAAGCTGCTGGAAGTTGAAAATCGCTACATGGAGGAACGCCAGCAATTGCGCGAGGTGTACATGCGCCATCAAATCACCTCGGTGAGTGAATTGGAGGAATACCGGCTGCATTTTGAAAAGCTCAGCAGCGTCGTCCAGGCGGAAATTCAGCTTCAGGAAAAAATGCGCAAAATCGAGCAGCCGCTGATGAATTGGATGGCGGCACTGGGTATCGGCCATATCGCGCCGGAAACCTTGCAAGACGCCGAAAAACGATTGCGCGAAAGTCATCAGCTTTGGAGCGAGAAAAAAGCGGCGCAGCAACGCCTGGCGCAAATTGATGAGAAGCAGGCGCAGATCGAGCAAAACCTGGCGCGGCTGGCGGAAGAGCTGCAGAAAATTCTGCGCCAGGCCGGCATTACCGAACCGGCGGGCGAAAACGCCTTTCAGAGTTTTCTGAACGGCTGCCAAAAACGCGAATACCTGGAAGGGTTGCAAATGCAATTGCAGCAGGCCGAAGCGCTGCACGCCGAAATTCTCGCCGGTGAGATGCCCGAGGCGATTGCGGCGGCCATGGCACGCCTGCGCGAACAATTGCGCACCTTCGAGGTCAAAGCACCGGCCGCCACGCGGCCGGAGCGAGCCAAGCCGTTGAATGAAATCTCGCGCGTCGAATTGCAGCGCCAGCGCGAAACGCTGCAGCAGGAAATTCATGCGAAGGAACAAACCCTCGCCATTTTGCAGGAACGCGTGGCGGCGCGCTTGCAAGGTTTGCCGCCCCTGGCCGAGATCGAAGAGGATATCGCGCTCGTTGAAGCCGAAGTCGCCAGTTTGGAAAACGCCCGGCAAGCCCTGGAAATGGCGCGCGATTTTATGACGCAGGCCGCGCAGCGCTTGCATCGCGATTTCGCGCCGCGTTTAAACGAGTTTCTCGGACGGCATCTCGGCAAGCTCACCGCCGGCCGCTACACCAGCGCCCTCGTGGATCCATCGGATTTCTCGGTTCGGTTGCAAGGCCCGTCTCTGGCCGCGCCCGTGGAGTTGACACGGCTGAGCCTGGGAACCATCGAACAAGTTTATTTGCTGCTGCGCGCGGCAGTGGTTGAAATCTTCGCACAAAACGGCGAGTCCATTCCACTTCTGCTGGATGATCCGCTGGTTCATGCCGACACGCGGCGGATGAAAAATGCCCTCGCCATCATCGATGCGCTCGCCGCGTCGCAGCAAATTTTTTATTTCACCAAAGATGAGCGCATCTTCGAGCATTTTCGCGGCAAACCGAAGCAGTGCGCGATTATTGCGTTATAA